In Rhizobium sp. N324, a single genomic region encodes these proteins:
- the mmsB gene encoding multiple monosaccharide ABC transporter permease, giving the protein MTPINQPIAEQGRVVSIGDYVRGNIREYGMFIALIAIMVFFQISTGGVLFRPLNLTNIILQNSFIVIMALGMLLVIVAGHIDLSVGSVVGFIGAIAGVMTVQWHMNYVLAGVVCLALGALVGGLQGYFVAYHKIPSFIVTLAGMLVFRGLTLFVMTASGTGTSIGPFPPEFQLISIGFLPNLLDTGGLNSTSMILTVVGAVTLFYMAWRKRLSNERHGNDVEPMGFFLVQNIVVAVAILALGYQLSIYRGFPNVLVVMLALVAAYAFITRRTTIGRRIYAMGGNEKATKLSGINTERLTFLTFANMGLLAGLAGLIVALRLNSATAKGGFGLELDVIAACFIGGASAQGGVGKVTGAVIGALIMGIMNNGMSIHGLGTDSQQMVKGAVLLAAVFFDVYNKNKG; this is encoded by the coding sequence ATGACGCCGATCAATCAACCCATCGCTGAGCAAGGGCGCGTCGTCTCGATCGGAGACTACGTTCGCGGCAACATCCGGGAATACGGCATGTTCATCGCGCTGATCGCGATCATGGTGTTCTTCCAGATTTCGACCGGCGGCGTTCTCTTCAGGCCGCTCAACCTGACCAACATCATCCTGCAGAACTCGTTCATCGTCATCATGGCGCTCGGCATGCTGCTGGTCATCGTCGCCGGCCATATCGATCTTTCGGTCGGCTCCGTCGTCGGTTTCATCGGCGCCATCGCCGGCGTGATGACGGTGCAATGGCACATGAATTACGTGCTGGCGGGTGTCGTCTGTCTGGCTCTCGGCGCGCTGGTCGGCGGTCTGCAGGGCTATTTCGTCGCCTATCACAAGATCCCGTCCTTCATCGTCACGCTGGCCGGCATGCTGGTCTTCCGCGGCCTGACGCTGTTCGTGATGACGGCGTCGGGCACGGGCACCAGCATCGGTCCGTTCCCGCCGGAGTTCCAGCTGATCAGCATCGGCTTCCTGCCGAACCTGCTCGATACGGGCGGCCTCAACTCGACCTCGATGATCCTGACCGTCGTCGGTGCCGTTACCCTCTTCTATATGGCGTGGCGCAAGCGGCTGTCGAACGAGCGGCATGGCAATGACGTCGAGCCGATGGGCTTCTTCCTCGTCCAGAACATCGTTGTTGCCGTCGCCATTCTGGCGCTCGGCTACCAGCTGTCGATCTATCGCGGCTTCCCGAACGTGCTGGTCGTCATGCTCGCCCTGGTCGCCGCCTACGCCTTCATCACCCGTCGCACGACGATCGGCCGCCGCATCTACGCCATGGGCGGCAATGAGAAGGCGACCAAGCTTTCCGGTATCAACACCGAGCGGCTGACCTTCCTGACCTTCGCCAATATGGGTCTGCTCGCCGGTCTCGCCGGCCTGATCGTGGCGCTGCGCCTCAACTCGGCGACGGCCAAGGGCGGCTTCGGCCTCGAGCTCGACGTCATCGCGGCCTGCTTCATCGGCGGCGCGTCGGCCCAGGGCGGCGTCGGCAAGGTGACGGGTGCGGTCATCGGCGCCTTGATCATGGGCATCATGAACAACGGCATGTCGATCCACGGTCTCGGCACCGACTCGCAGCAGATGGTCAAGGGTGCGGTGCTTCTCGCCGCCGTGTTCTTCGACGTCTACAACAAGAACAAGGGCTGA